DNA sequence from the Candidatus Binatia bacterium genome:
GCGCCGCTTCCTCTTCGAAGCCGTACCAGGCCGCGAACTTGTTGTAGACCGGCGTAGCGAAATACCCGGTGAGTCCGGCGCGAAACAACTCACGCGCCCCGTTCTTGTCATCGGTGACCAGCACCTGGTGGCGGCAGACCACCTCGAACTGTCGTGCGTCCTTGCCGGCGCGGCGCGCACCGGTGGCAACGTGTTCGAGCATCTTCGGTAGCGCCGCGGCCGGAAACAAGTTTACGGCCACGCCGTCGCCGACCTCACCTGCAAGCTCGAGCATCGCCGGGCGCAGGGCGCCCACATAGATGGGCACCGGACTCGGCGGCGGCGCCATCAGACGGAATCCCTGGGTGCGCAGTGTCTTGCCCTCGAACTTGAGCTTTTCTCCCGCCAGCATCGAACGGACGATCGTGACCGTCTCCCGCACGCGCGTCAGCGGCTTACGGAACGGGACGCCATGCCAGTTCTCGACAATGGCGTGGCTGGACGCTCCCAAGCCGAGAATGAAGCGGCCCGGCGCCAGCTGGGCCACGGTGGCTGCCGCGGCGGCGATGGTTGCGGGCGTG
Encoded proteins:
- a CDS encoding LLM class flavin-dependent oxidoreductase, with product MNLGNLALSLPVPPNVPACLEWAQRVESLGYESVWIADAGGPDPFVLAGAVAQVTKRMRIGIAVSPVYIRTPATIAAAAATVAQLAPGRFILGLGASSHAIVENWHGVPFRKPLTRVRETVTIVRSMLAGEKLKFEGKTLRTQGFRLMAPPPSPVPIYVGALRPAMLELAGEVGDGVAVNLFPAAALPKMLEHVATGARRAGKDARQFEVVCRHQVLVTDDKNGARELFRAGLTGYFATPVYNKFAAWYGFEEEAALIAEGFRTGNRELTRKGMTDRFVDSISIFGSLEECRERIAAYVAAGVTTSIISPLGFDADAIGRTLEGLAPRPGVDVGEAVLR